The Daucus carota subsp. sativus chromosome 2, DH1 v3.0, whole genome shotgun sequence genome includes a window with the following:
- the LOC108208230 gene encoding 9-cis-epoxycarotenoid dioxygenase NCED2, chloroplastic encodes MASCSSTTTSSFHKTHVISSSCSSSSMKNDRTAQSFQSRTMKPCSRKANVVQSALQSPSITFPKHPCKLPEITKQDKTMPQKWNLFQKVAATALDMAENALLSFESKTPLAKTADPAVQMAGNFAPVPEQPVRHNLPVCGTIPDCISGVYVRNGANPLFEPTAGHHLFDGDGMIHAVTINGNSVSYACRFTETERLVQERVLGRPVFPKAIGELHGHSGIARLALFYARGLFGLVDQNHGIGVANAGLVYFNGRLLAMSEDDLPYHVRVKTSGDLETIGRFDFDSELQSTMIAHPKLDPVSGELFALSYDVIKKPYLKYFRFSEDGKKSEDVEIPLEIPTMTHDFAITENFVVIPDQQVVFKLEEMIKGGSPVMYEKNKMSRFGVLPKYAKDSSEIIWVESPETFCFHLWNAWEEPESDEVVIIGSCMTPPDSIFNESDESLESILSEIRLNLKTGKSTRRAIMKPSEQVNIEVGMVNRKKLGRKTRYAYLAIAEPWPKVSGIAKIDLFTGESQKVFYGDKRYGGEPFFLPSESDKEDEGYIMAFVHDEQTWKSELQVINAATMKLEATVKLPSRVPYGFHGTFISSEELAQQV; translated from the coding sequence ATGGCTTCTTGTTCATCAACTACAACTTCAAGTTTCCACAAAACTCATGtcatttcttcttcttgttcttcttcgtCTATGAAAAATGATCGAACGGCTCAGAGCTTCCAATCAAGAACCATGAAACCATGCAGTAGAAAAGCTAATGTAGTACAATCTGCTCTTCAGTCTCCCTCTATTACATTCCCGAAACACCCTTGCAAATTACCCGAAATTACCAAACAAGACAAGACCATGCCACAAAAATGGAACTTGTTCCAGAAAGTGGCAGCTACGGCTCTAGATATGGCTGAAAATGCTTTGCTTTCGTTCGAATCCAAAACCCCGTTGGCTAAAACTGCTGATCCAGCTGTCCAAATGGCCGGAAACTTCGCTCCGGTGCCCGAACAACCTGTTCGTCACAACTTGCCAGTGTGCGGGACGATTCCTGATTGTATTTCGGGCGTCTACGTTCGAAACGGGGCTAACCCTTTATTCGAACCTACTGCGGGACATCACTTGTTTGATGGCGATGGAATGATTCATGCTGTCACTATTAATGGTAATTCTGTTAGTTATGCATGTAGGTTTACCGAAACAGAAAGACTAGTACAAGAACGAGTTTTGGGCCGCCCGGTTTTTCCTAAGGCCATTGGGGAGCTTCATGGACATTCGGGCATAGCGCGATTGGCGCTCTTTTATGCTCGTGGGCTATTCGGACTCGTGGATCAGAACCATGGAATTGGTGTGGCTAATGCTGGCCTTGTTTATTTCAATGGCCGGCTTTTAGCCATGTCAGAAGATGATCTCCCGTACCATGTTCGAGTCAAGACGAGTGGTGATCTAGAGACTATCGGTCGATTTGATTTTGACTCGGAACTGCAGTCTACGATGATTGCTCACCCGAAACTTGATCCAGTATCAGGTGAGCTTTTTGCTCTTAGTTATGATGTCATTAAAAAGccttatttgaaatattttcgaTTTTCGGAAGATGGTAAAAAATCTGAAGATGTGGAGATTCCGTTAGAGATTCCTACTATGACTCATGATTTTGCAATCACGGAGAATTTCGTAGTGATTCCGGATCAGCAAGTAGTTTTTAAGCTGGAAGAAATGATCAAAGGTGGTTCACCAGTTATGTACGAGAAAAACAAGATGTCGAGGTTCGGAGTTCTACCAAAATATGCTAAGGATTCCTCAGAAATTATTTGGGTTGAATCACCCGAAACGTTTTGTTTCCATTTATGGAATGCATGGGAAGAACCCGAATCGGACGAAGTTGTCATTATCGGTTCTTGCATGACACCTCCTGACTCCATTTTCAACGAATCTGACGAGAGCCTAGAAAGCATTTTATCCGAAATCCGGCTTAATTTGAAGACGGGAAAATCCACACGTCGCGCAATAATGAAACCATCAGAACAAGTGAACATCGAGGTTGGAATGGTGAACCGGAAAAAACTAGGCCGAAAAACCAGGTATGCTTATCTAGCCATTGCTGAGCCGTGGCCTAAAGTTTCGGGTATTGCTAAAATCGACTTATTTACGGGAGAGTCACAAAAGGTCTTTTACGGTGACAAAAGGTACGGTGGTGAACCATTTTTTTTGCCCTCCGAATCGGACAAAGAAGACGAGGGATACATTATGGCTTTCGTTCACGACGAACAGACATGGAAATCAGAACTTCAAGTGATCAATGCAGCGACCATGAAGCTAGAAGCAACAGTAAAGCTTCCGTCGAGGGTTCCCTATGGATTTCATGGCACATTCATAAGCTCCGAAGAGTTAGCACAGCAAGTATAG